In Thunnus albacares chromosome 1, fThuAlb1.1, whole genome shotgun sequence, the DNA window CAGTCTGTAACATGGTGTGTTTAGATATTTGTGTAGCTTTGCAATCTCGCAACATGACCACTGACTGAACTCCAGAGAAATGAGCATGCCATCGAGCACAGGGGTAGCAAGCTCAACAGCAGTGGATCCACGCATTAACAAACTGATGACATTTGCCGAGCTTCAGTGCTCTGGCAGGGCTGAGGGAGTGAGACAGGGCTCCACAGCTGTTCCCTCGCCAGGCCTGGATGACAGCTCCATAAAAAGCCTGAAGCCTGCTCTGTGCAGACAGACATGCTGTGTGCTTGTTTCTTAACACAAGCAAGACTTCAAGGAAAACAGGACACTTCTTTGGCACTGCAGTCTAACATGAGAGTAAGTTACCAGGTAATGCCTGtgtagaaacacagaaacattaagtGGGGAGGGGGGCGTACAGGTTATTAAGATACAGGTTATTGGGTGCTGAAGTGTGGATAAGTGGAGTGCATGTGTATGATGTGATGTGGTATTTCTGTATGGTTAACTCATCAGTTTGGGTTAAGTTTAAATACCACTGCAGATAGTCACTTTCATAACAAGGCAACACTACTAATGTTGCCCTCCCTGAATGATGTGTGAGGAAAATTGAGAAAACAGTAGCTGGATGCATAATCGATTCATTTTACTCAAAATCTATTGTGTAGAAGTTATGGCaagtcaaagtttaaaaatcaaTCTTCACTTAGTGTATATTACATCTATAAGTGTGTGAGATGCATCATCCCTCTGAGTTTTGTGAAAATCCTACCAGTGGTCTGAGATATCTTGTTGAACTTTTAACATAACTTTAACCACtgaatctgtttttatttgtaaggaCAGTTTGATGAGTAACAGCTTTTCTGTCAACTGAAGTTGAAGTGTATGAGTTGGATTTTCAAAGTTTGCAACTTCAGTTCCAAAAGCACAATCAGTGTAAATTCTTAAATGCTGCAAAACAATGTGAAGATGGATCATTCCTGAAATATCTGCCAGAAACAAAGTAACATACTGCACACATTTGTcgaaaaagaagaaactgaacCAGTTCAGTCAAACGCTTTAGTAGAGAATGTTATAATGCATTACAAACAGATGCATTAACACTAGAGCAGTTCACTCAGGCATGGTAACGTCTTTCATTTGCTGAATGGTGAGGCTGGCATCATACTTGAACCTGAACTAACGAACAACAGAATGCCATGAATAAGTCATTTTAATCAATGAGAGTACAATATTAGTGTTTAAAGATGCAATGTAtatttctaaaatatatttctaaaaGGAGCATAGCTTCAACACTGTTTAACAAACTtctacatttgttgttttactaACAGAATACTGTAATACATTCTGCATCTCTAGATCCAAATCTTTATCAAAATGCACTGACAGACAACCATGCTGATATTTGGAGAATGCTTAAATTGGAGGAATTGTACAAGTAGGAATTTAACAAATTTTCAACTAAGTCAGACTCACACACAGCCTCTTAATTGTGGCAATTCAAATGCATCATGCTGCTGTAGTCTGTAATCaaattgccattaaatttaGCTAATTTGTTTATATATCATATAAATTTGGTTGAAACTGCATCTTATGAAAACTTGATAAGATATCAGTTCAATAATTATGGCAATATTGTCAAACAGGCCACTCATATTTGACAATTTGGAAAAGTTGCATAAAATCGATAAAAGGATTCtttgcagaaaaaaacccaaaacaaatgaaaaacaacaacaacaaaccaaaaaaaggaaaatggatACGTACATGTTGGACCAAGGCATTTTGAACTTGAACACCTCGCAGTTCAGGAGTTTTATAAATGGCCACATGGCGGCGTTATCTGCACCAAAAACTAACCAGTTTTTCTTTGGCCCATGgcctttgtaaaatgtttttgagaTAAGCATCAAGCAGACAAATACAGCTGAACACATAACTTTTTTTGGAGGAGGTTAAAATGATTGCTGGCTgtggaaataaaatgtgatgaacatttttagTTTACTTAACactcaaagtttaaaaaatagaCCGTAAATACTGTGTGGtttgaaagagaaacagaaacaacactCAACTATTTCTAAGAATCACTCAAAAGGAAGGAATGAAGACTGAGGAACACTCAGGACACAGACCAGGATATGTGTGCatactttatttgtattttgttacGCTCATTAGCATCAACTATCACTTTAGATGTCTGAGGTCCTTTTGTAATAAAtccaaatatattaaaaagaagaaaaaaaagtaaggcATTCCAGGTTGTTCCACAAGTAACACTTATTGGGACTTTTACTGCTTATTGCTATTACTGCTCAGTCTTTTCATGGGTGTCATCCTTATTATCTGATGGTGCTATTTTAGATTTTGGAGCTGTTGAGGGTCTTGGTCTCCTATTAGACATACCAGACCTCTTGCCTCCCCGCTGACTCTTGGCCAGCTCAGCCTGCAGATTGTGATCATTCAGACAGAGACCCTGCAGAGCCTCCAGGGCCTGCTCTGCCGCCTGTGGGTCACTGTAGTCCAGGAAGGCCCTGTGCTGAGCTCCCTGCCAGGTGAGCCTCAGTGGCACAGCCTCCCTCTCTCGTAGGGCCATTTTCAGCTCGCTAACGCGCAGCCCGGCGGGGATTCCACCCAAGTAAACTGTGGTCACACTCTGAGGGAGCTTACGCTGAGACATAACTTCACCTCTACTCTCCTCTAGGCTCTTCTCCTGCATGTGCCtttcactttttcctctctcactaATTTCTCCCTCACTGCCTCCCCTGCCATCTCCTCTGCTTTCCTTCCTTACTCTAGCTGGGCGCTGTCTAGCTCTCTGTTCTGTCTCTGCCCTTTTATCCTGTTTGGAGTCCTGTTTGGATTCTCCCTCAGCATCCCGCTGTGTGTTCTGCCTCGGCCTCCGGCTGGTTTGCCTTTTGGGTTGACCAGACTGCAAAACAGGCTCTGCTGCAGCAGGCGCCGCCCCCAGTGTAACATCCTTTCCTGCCTGCTCCTCCAGAGCACGCAGCTTCTTCAGGATGGGGATCTTCTCCagcttttctgtgtccagctgagGACACAAAACTGGGCAATCTCAGTGAGACTGAAAGGGGAGGAGTAtcacacacagcaaacaaatAGCTCTGCTTTGAGCCAATGCAAGCGTACCTACGGATGAATTATATTAATACCAAGGTGAAAGCTGACAAATTAATTGGTGTTAGTCCATCCTGCCAGAGCCCATGCTATAGTAATAAGTATCTTTATAGCGGCACGACATTTCACTTCCCAAGCAGTTAAAAATAAAGGCTGTTCTGTTGATTTGTTGGTACTTCAAGTGTCTTGGCAGCCTTTGATGCTAACCAGTCCTGTAAAGGATATACAGGGCTATTGTTTTTACAGTGGCCTGTTTGACCCGTCGTTCCCCTGCCCCTGCAGAGCCAAGCTGGCTGGGCAGAGGAGCCTTTGATGATCAGACATGGCCTTCCTGCCTGAGAGGTCACTGGGTCCTGTTTACTTATATGCGTGTCTTAAGGAACCCAGGGGTTACACACAAACTCTCCACACGTTAAGAAAAATGTCCCTATCGTGTCTAATCATAAACAAATTAtcaggtgggaaaaaaaagaacacaacaTCTGCTAGAAGCAGTTTAAAGTCcgtacacacacatttaaatatagGCAAAAAAAAGTATATGGGCATAgtttattaatttttttcttttttctttttctgaagaacaaaatattttgttcGGTTCTCAGGATAAATCATCTCTGTACAAGCCTACTCTACAAGATTATATCTGATGTAGTTAAAGGGTCATAAAGATATGTAGCCCTTCATCAGCTTGGGTGTGCAAGAAGTAGTTTACAGCAAACACTTACATCATAGAAGGAGTGCAGTCTATAAACAAAATGGTCTGGTGTTTGTAACCAATGTTGGTTTAATTGGGAtgacttttgttttactgttcaATGCAAAATTGTGTTaatcataaatacatttaacattaaaatttgACATTAtgttaaaaagtaacaaaaatgcACGTTGTCTCATAGAAGAGTGAAGCTCTAATATTTTTGTGTAATGTAAATCTGAGTGCTGGTCTTATTATTTACATCACTTTTTACCTCATGCGCTGGTTAAGCAACAATTTGAACCATCATATCATGTATGCCAAATGCTTATTTCCTCATTCTGACATATATACGTATCATACGTACCTTCCTGCCTCtggactgtttttctcatcAAGATTATGCAAATTCTAAAACAGATCAATTTtaagaataaaacattaaattgctGAATCAATAATAGGTTGCCTTTACTAACTTTATTTTACGAAAATAGTTGCAGTGATGTTGCCCCACCACTTTCTCTTGTTTCAAATACACCTGAAACTTAACTGAAGTGTTACTATATTGTGGATTTGCAGTGACAACACAGACAGCAAAGAAGAGTTCTTTTAATTTACCTTCGTCCAGATGATTCCCTGTGGCTTCGGGGATTGGcaatttgttttaataactCTGGTAGGAGTGAGGACGTAGTCCACAGTCAGGTCATGACTTTCAATGAGCTCCTCTGGAATGTCTACCACCTGAAAGAAAAATACCTCAATTAGCAATGAAACAACTATtatttgatgatgattttaaatcatttttaataattgattaataattaatttaataattgcttttaaaagcaaaaaataggTAGTGTGGTAGTTATAGCCTCTACATAATACGAGGATATGATTGTTGCTTTTCACAAGTGTAAATCGAAAGCCTTTTGgaatttgacattatttttgacattttacagactacgTGACATATAGCAGGCCTCACTTTTTACTGTGGTGTGTCAGATTATTATTTGAACAGTAATTTCAACTATACTGGTCAAGAAAGAGAGTAAATAACCCATTTCCATGAAAAAAACGTGGctctgataaataaataaactaaccTGGCAGTCATGGACAACAGTAACCACCACAGTAGACTCATTCACAGCTCCCATTGAGGCCATCATGCCATACTCCATGTCAGCAAAACCCTCTCCTTTTCCAATACGCAAGCCtgcaggaggaggcagaagcCATGAGACATGAGAATATCTTTAAATGGTAGGTTTTTCATAGGAATATAACATAACAGATCCACTGTGTATACATCAGAAATATCTAACATTTGCACTACattcaagattttaaaaaaatagtgcAAAAACAGAAGATCTCAATctcaaaaattgaaaaaaaaaaacctaaattatAAACACACTGATTTACATGTTGAGGCTGtggctgtgttttcatttcataaaaataacttaattgACTGTAGTCTGATGGGAACCTGGATGAACCCTCTACAACAAACGCTTTATGAAAACCATGTGGCTGTGTACACTTAGAGCCATTTGGACTTGTATGCATTATGGTAAGCATGTCAGTTTCACCGCAGCACTGCAACAGTTATCACAGGCGTTTGGAAAATGAGAATCAAAATGCATTGTGAGTGATGGGACAATTTACATGGAGGGCAGAACGCAGCAGAACCCACAGTGAGCGAAATGGATTTGATTACACACATCTGCCCCCCTTCtcatttctgttcttcttcAAACCTCCCTGACAGGGTGTCCTGGTACCTCAGTGGGCTACAACATGTGCAATGATCACAGCACATTATTTTGTAAGACTCAAGGCCTTTGTCACATGACATGTTGTCTCTTTCTCCTGTAATTTTCCACAGCATATTAAACCTTTAAGGGATATCATTCCTAATCTTCAAAGTAACAAGTTAGCAGTGTCAGtattaaataaattgacttAGCCTTTGGTCACTGAAAGAGTCCAGCTtttgcaaaacaaaattaaattcttCCCCGATAGACAGCAATGTTTTTACACTGCACAATACACAAGTGTTGGATCCAATAACATACTGATGGTTTTGCTGTTTTAGAGCCTTACAAGTCATTAGTACTTGAATTAGAATAAATAAAGTGGAAGTTCTCTAAACCAGCAACAGCACAGCCCACACACGTAGctttaa includes these proteins:
- the mthfsd gene encoding methenyltetrahydrofolate synthase domain-containing protein isoform X1 → MEPVLKINPGATKWDIRQKVWDYIEENNLANFPRPVHNRIPNFKGAIQACDRLAVLQEFNSSQTVKGAFTACAKVSELQVFTQTAEVKVDPDKPLEGARLGVLQARKTLLVPTPRLRTGLFNKITPPQGATKEQLRICSSSQGVKEFSVPVGLDAKVKVDLVVVGSVAVSEKGLRIGKGEGFADMEYGMMASMGAVNESTVVVTVVHDCQVVDIPEELIESHDLTVDYVLTPTRVIKTNCQSPKPQGIIWTKLDTEKLEKIPILKKLRALEEQAGKDVTLGAAPAAAEPVLQSGQPKRQTSRRPRQNTQRDAEGESKQDSKQDKRAETEQRARQRPARVRKESRGDGRGGSEGEISERGKSERHMQEKSLEESRGEVMSQRKLPQSVTTVYLGGIPAGLRVSELKMALREREAVPLRLTWQGAQHRAFLDYSDPQAAEQALEALQGLCLNDHNLQAELAKSQRGGKRSGMSNRRPRPSTAPKSKIAPSDNKDDTHEKTEQ
- the mthfsd gene encoding methenyltetrahydrofolate synthase domain-containing protein isoform X2, encoding MEPVLKINPGATKWDIRQKVWDYIEENNLANFPRPVHNRIPNFKGAFTACAKVSELQVFTQTAEVKVDPDKPLEGARLGVLQARKTLLVPTPRLRTGLFNKITPPQGATKEQLRICSSSQGVKEFSVPVGLDAKVKVDLVVVGSVAVSEKGLRIGKGEGFADMEYGMMASMGAVNESTVVVTVVHDCQVVDIPEELIESHDLTVDYVLTPTRVIKTNCQSPKPQGIIWTKLDTEKLEKIPILKKLRALEEQAGKDVTLGAAPAAAEPVLQSGQPKRQTSRRPRQNTQRDAEGESKQDSKQDKRAETEQRARQRPARVRKESRGDGRGGSEGEISERGKSERHMQEKSLEESRGEVMSQRKLPQSVTTVYLGGIPAGLRVSELKMALREREAVPLRLTWQGAQHRAFLDYSDPQAAEQALEALQGLCLNDHNLQAELAKSQRGGKRSGMSNRRPRPSTAPKSKIAPSDNKDDTHEKTEQ
- the mthfsd gene encoding methenyltetrahydrofolate synthase domain-containing protein isoform X3, whose product is MEPVLKINPGATKWDIRQKVWDYIEENNLANFPRPVHNRIPNFKGAIQACDRLAVLQEFNSSQTVKVNPDRPQQQARFITLEARKTLLVPTPRLRTGLFNKITPPQGATKEQLRICSSSQGVKEFSVPVGLDAKVKVDLVVVGSVAVSEKGLRIGKGEGFADMEYGMMASMGAVNESTVVVTVVHDCQVVDIPEELIESHDLTVDYVLTPTRVIKTNCQSPKPQGIIWTKLDTEKLEKIPILKKLRALEEQAGKDVTLGAAPAAAEPVLQSGQPKRQTSRRPRQNTQRDAEGESKQDSKQDKRAETEQRARQRPARVRKESRGDGRGGSEGEISERGKSERHMQEKSLEESRGEVMSQRKLPQSVTTVYLGGIPAGLRVSELKMALREREAVPLRLTWQGAQHRAFLDYSDPQAAEQALEALQGLCLNDHNLQAELAKSQRGGKRSGMSNRRPRPSTAPKSKIAPSDNKDDTHEKTEQ